The Lolium rigidum isolate FL_2022 chromosome 2, APGP_CSIRO_Lrig_0.1, whole genome shotgun sequence genomic interval TGTGGACCGTGTGATCTACCTACGTGGACGGTGTAGATTCGATTTTCctacggcacttcgtgcctttataagtagttggATATGAGGTAAACCTGAAATAGGCCTGGCTCCTTCCCTCAGCGATTCAGTGCGTTGGCGCGGAGGAGTGGGGCTCTCCTACTCTCCTGCATGATCCTGGTTACGATCTGGTGGTCCGGTAGATCGAGCGGTCGGCTGGGACGGCTGCACTGCAACGGGGCAAACATGTGCAGTGATATAGGAGGAGAGGACGACATGCATGTGATGCAGCGAGCTCAGCTCCACCCTCAGCTATGCTTGCGCCTCCATAGTAGCGGCGACGCGAGGCTCTGGTTTTGTACGTGCCTCGGCGGTGGCCTCCTTCAGCGAGCGGCGATCGATGGCCGAAGAGTGGAGAAGGAGGCGGACGCGTCCACGCCGGAGGGACCGGATCTGCGGCGGCTAGGTTTTCTTCGTGAGGGGTAGGTTGGCATCCAGGCCTGGGTCGAAGGATTGATGCATGTGCGGGGTTGTTTGAGGCGTAATTTTGGATCCAATCCCAGGAGTTACGGCAACACGGGTTACGCGGGTGTGGTCAGGTAGTTGAGTGCAGGGAGATTACACGATTGTGGACCGTGTGATCTACCTACGTGGACGGTGTAGATTCGATTTTCctacggcacttcgtgcctttataagtagtagagattaatCGAGAGCGGcgttttggctcccgggagcatttgctcccggtattttcgaaaaattaaaacaaatcgaaaacttgtcaaacaattctgaaaaaaatcatgcatgtacctgaccatggcacgcaccaccgtgtaaaatttcgttgcaaaatgtcattgtatgcgccctggacaaaaatgacaaatttctgacatgaaatgagatccaaaaatatgaatctcagatctggaaatttgtcatttttgcccaggacgcatacgatgacatttcgcagcgacatttcacaaggtggtgcgtgcaatggtcaggtacgtgcatgatttttttcagaattttttgaaaagttttgaaaaacaaaatttgctccccaaaaatccgggagcaaatgctcccgggagccaagatgAATTTCCGagattaatcattaaagtaactataatggttatagttcttttttatagttaactttggtcttatagaTGGATGATTTCTCATCATATTAAAGATggaattttactctaaggttttcttaggttcttaagtgaagaataggtggaatataaatgtggtagaattatacctgtgatcaccaagtggttcacaagttaaggttggggtctaagcctagggttgtttattattgatctccttataatttcatgtggctaatgatatctgcttatcctattagggtttacttatcctcacatacttcaagagcatgatcatggttagacatgatccacttgttcttgatatccttacctcaagttcttagggtttatgatcatcactcaatttataatgatcaaggtttggcttcctaagggatctctcattaaatggatttCTCACTTCTATTCTACTTTCTTAAGTGTAACACcctagcttgggctctcttataaaggaatggtttattctaatgtttatggtgtactcaccatatctcaataaatattaagtctaacactccacttggctatcttggttgaattaatctcctccttacttttatcaattcatggatatgttattattcctggtgatattaggttgtctcactactccaagatgtaatggttaatctcctgatactttggttcaatgattgtccttgagtcttaaataggtgaagctgagagtggtatgaatggtctcactcattttggaaaggactttaattctaacttaaggttaggctccatagggattgatgtgatcttcaatatctatgtttaacataattggttCCTCTCTCTAGGAATATCTTGAATTATATCCTAggattcctcttaaagatgataatttgagtacttggatgtatatccaaggtttagctcaaggtttgttattgtttctctaataattataatagaactctcacctctctaggttttatgcttaatgatttggaatagagaagatttatattccttagttggatctccatgtcttgtttccaagaatggAGTAAAAATGAGTACCACTGAGATTCATGGTAGGATTATggattggtttaagacatggaaaagataagtcaagaatggtttctccattttattgttacttgatttgcaattgaattgatgttcatatgttatgtcaAGGATTACCTTAATATGATCTTttgtaagatcaagtagttgatcattgtgtaaggtgttgttgtgttgattattagttccatttgatctaacccctgagATCAAATTTATCTCTACCCATAAcaaagttttggcaaagtcacattgaggtttttagcgcttgacttgatgaactccttcaattccaccaaagtcaagtgaaacttcgattcttgtgactgttttactttaaagcgcgaaaattccccagattttctatgcatgaatgcaatgcacacatctgtttcctctatttttgtaaccccattacctgggatattacaagtcccaagtcatatgtcacattttttgaaaatggtctgatgacggaacagtatggccttcccaaccgtccataaccgtggacacggctattcgaatagttctacactctgcagaggtcgtacacttgtgccacaatatttgcaataatccgtcagggttaactggccctgatttaccatactccgtatgcggactaccaaccataacctttcacttacatactctagtataggcacctctccccatgagcttggcctcccggtgaaaaccgcggtcaacccgggaactgcacagggcttgggccggacattcacctcattccacatcatatcgcatcgttttgtttgttgtagaggcagccttcggcctaaccccgatgacgcttgttcagagggaacccatactaaagcacataaatttctagttaagcccttacccatgttgagtattgtgggggtactttcaaattggaatggtatcgcatccgaacccaaccatcagtttttgtaaaattcaccaagtcattcaccagccctattcaccttcaaaatctttcaatagaatgaagcatcattccaaggttttcaaagtcatttcatttcacatgttcccatctagagtagtcaattttatttgtttagcactagcaactagtcatgaggggtgctaactagcttgtcttgctctaggctaactttgatgctcttgttctactctatatctaaaccaagtgaatcatgaatcaaaaaggtaaactttgataaacaaaatttagaaaagcttgtaaagtaaaaacttgggataggagcattaagcataaagtaaaaatattggtgccttgctcttgtagagctttgcacaagggaaccttgcaagagtgttagcttgcattggtaatagcttgcaagaatattagcttgcattagtctagcttgccttgatgggtgaggtgatcaaagttttctggctcttcctcctggtagaatacctcctcctcttgatagtctccggtactagcgtctataaatgaatacgaggtacacaatcaccaatcaacacttaagtaatcttaattagccttaatggctcacacaattgatctagtaTCACTACTTGACTTTTATCCaacaattattctagggtttccctTTTTAATattaggagaaataatttcctctcattgaaaatttaaACTAagatttctctttggtttggagaaataatttcctcttattgaattcttcttaagatttaatttctcttatgaataacatatgacctaggttgaccaaagtcaacctcttcatacttatcattcgagaaaatgatttaaatgaggttccatacctcatgcaatttaatactaatatggtagtgatttaatgccaccaaataattcaatatgagattattagaccatggtcactacctcatgttgaattacttgagaacaagatttaaatgagaggaatacctctcataagatttaacaCATAGGTGTAACTAATTTAGTAACaactattattgaggtgatgcAATATTCTcacataaccagggatgatcccatgttgaccaaggtcaacacttcacacttagtatttgagaagtggtttaaatgagattcatcatctcatgtgatttaaataatcatggcaatgtaaatactatttagatttaaaaatctacaagtgagcaagtatgagcctaagcatttaaaggtcaacacattacttcatattactgGTGAGGATgagttaaatgaggtgctacacctcattgatttaaattctaaaattttggatatggtttaaatgggctagtattgactacatagccaatattttgattctagcccatgatcatgtacagaacccatatcatatttttacatagtaaattagagtttgttaaatgtgaattattgcaattggattcacttcaaaattcaaagtggttgatttttaatatttatttgaatactgaaaagtttctgttttgtcatttttgctattcaaattctacaccaCATAtagggttgaatccagtggggttagttagagcaattcataagctttccagaacatttggatttgctaaatttgagtttgtagaatttgaactattcaatctattatattattaaaacaacaaccaaccAGCGGTGGAGATTTATTACCCTAAAACGTAGATGTATAAACGGTGAAGATTTAAAACAAACACATCCACGCATGTATACAAGGTAAAAAACGGATCCATATGACTAGCCACAATGCCACATATGCAATCTCAACAGAAAACTCTTCCATGTGCATTGCACCCACGGCCGCCCTCGACCGCATCCGTATATACGATCTCCCGACCGTCGTCTCCTTTCCCGACCTCACGGAGGCGACTAATCTCGCAGCAATGGCAACTCCCGATCTCACCCCGCCGCCGAGCTGTTCTTCTCTACCTCGAGCGATTAACTCCCTGCTCTCACGCTCTACCACATGCCATactcatcctctctctctctttatcCGTTCCAATTTACATGAACCAATCTAATGGCGTCGAGAAAGAAGCACTCCGTTGCTCATGTTGTAGGCTTGCTGCAATCATCGAATAGGACGCCTTCGGCCTGGAGCAGTCGACCACCTATGGAAGGCCTCACAGAAATCTGCGCCGGACAAGACTCGACGGTGGCAAGACATCACGGGAGCATGCCCGGCTGGGCGATCAAGTGCTAGATCAAACATGGACTCATGGATACAACTAGCTAGATGCGCACGTCTGGACAAACTCGATCAGCAAAATAAGATTCGGTATGCTAAAACTAAATCGTGATTTTGATTTACAAACACCAAGGCTAACTAAAGTCTGGTGTTGTAGCATCATAACTGAACTTTAATCCACTGGTACCTTGGACATGCAGCCACCTCTCCCATGCCTTCTCTATTTCTCTcccccacaacatctgcttctTTGAATCATGTTTCTTACGAGGGATTCCAATGTTGATACAAACCTCGGCCAGCACCAATTTCAGAGAAGGATCCGTCTCATCCACAAGGACAATATTCATCAATTTCTGAGCATGCTTGATCTGAACGGGGATGCAGTGCTCGAAAAGAAGTTAGTAGAGTCCAACATGCGCCATTTTCTGCAGGCCAGGGTGACAATCTGATTGATCTATGTAGCTGTCGTTTATAACAGTGGTCATGTTAATGCTCAAGATGGGAGCTCGGTCTAGCCATCAGAACAAGGTCACCAAAGACGTCGCCTGGGCACAGGgccacaacgaagggtagatattGATCCTTTTAGCCGCCGATCGTGCAGCAGGTATGTCGATGCTCAACAATTCCATATAGTTGCAGCTTGCAGGGTTGGTCACCTAGCGGAAGGTCCATTCTTCGGGTTACTAATGCTTAATTAGTATACTGCAATGTCCATAAAAGATAGCAGTCTGAGGAGAAGCATGCGGCTGAATATATTGCCACTTGAAGGAATAGAAGACTTCTGCAAACTAATATTTTGACTCTATTAAAGGTACGTGACATGAATCTCTCAATCACAATGCAACTCAACTCTAAGGTCTTGCTAGCTGATTGAATGTATGTATTTAAGTGCAACTCTGTAAGCCGTGTTTATCAGGACAAAGCCACTGCAGTTACAGATATATAATAACAAAGTGGAAAATCATAGTGCGGAAAGGAGCATGGAACTGTACACTCGATCGATGGCGGCACCGTGGCAATGGCAATGCACCGAAAGATGACCAAGCATACATCGACCATGCAAGAGGTAACTATTTCAGGTTTACTTCAAGTATAGCAGTAGGGAGACTGAACGGATAGCTCTGTCATCGCAGCAGGTTTAACAAATTCTCATGGACACCAGCATGTAGGGATATGGCAGAGACCGGAACACGTTGAGTTTCGTAATGCCTGATTTTATGTCTTCGTACTTGCTTGATATATGTTCAACACATCTAACATCCGTTttccttcttgattcattttttctgtatattttattttatatgtaGATGTCAACACTTTTATCAGGGATATCTACAGGATTGCTTTAACTCTGCTGACATGCTCCTACCACCTTACGAGTCTAAATAAAAAACATGCAGTTGCTGGGAGTATTTATGTAATTTGCATTTTTTAAATCGTTTCCTGCATATCTTTTTTTTTGATATATCCGGGTTAGTTTACTTGGCTGGGTTCTCTTCTTGAGAATTTAAAAAGAAACATGTGAGGGGTGAGGCATAACATGTTCTCCTGTATATATGATTTCATGGTCTGGATCTCCTGCAGTTTTCATTCGTTTTATCATGTCCATTAGTTTGTTACTTCGTTCATGGTGAGAATGATATGTCGCTGATGATGCAAAGGTCGTACTGTTCATTATCCGAAAAATATTTCAAGCTGATTGACGATGCATATCCTGGCTCTGGCTTCTGGATTAGCTGCACCTGAAGCATCACATATTCACCCCATCCTCTGCCATATTTGTGGATGCCAGCGTATATCTCCCTGATTCCTTGCCTCCTTTTAAACAAGACAGGATAGTCAATTTACTTTACTGCTTCAATGGACACAACAACCCATAGTCCTTTCTGTGCAGCGTACAGATGCATGTATTTGTAGATTATAATTAACATTCAGTATTTATTCTCTTGGGACACTAAACACTAATGTTCGTTGTTTACGCTGCAGAGGAATAGAAAGAAAAATGCCACAGAAAGGTGAGTGCAAACGGAGAATTCCCTATAATTCTTTTCCTGGCAGAAGTTAatatattttcaataatattgCAGATCTAGAAAAGAGAACATCAATATGTACATGGGGCATGTTACATGCAAAATCCCTTGAGAAACACCATATTTTGTAATTGTACTACTACCGGAAAACTCGCTGTTAGAATATGTAATTGATTTACTTATTTATTATCATGTAGAAATGTGGCATATAGCAATCCATTTGGTGTTTTTATCACGTCATGACCATTCCTACACTGACCTAAAGATGGTAAAAAAAACTTCTCATGTGAATTTTTTGCAGAACATTTCTAGTGAATATGTAATATTATTTTGTATCGCAAAATCTAAATATACACGGAAAAATGAAATTAGTTTTCATTCATTTGAAAAAGAATAAAGGTGataccctcgcatttgcgagggccaccatgctagtNNNNNNNNNNNNNNNNNNNNNNNNNNNNNNNNNNNNNNNNNNNNNNNNNNNNNNNNNNNNNNNNNNNNNNNNNNNNNNNNNNNNNNNNNNNNNNNNNNNNgcaccaagcgaacaagagcaagatgaagaccttccttgtgctctcgctcttgctcaccatcgtcgcggcggtactctatttcatcctagtgtaggcggcggccggtgtcacttcgtttgtatctagagatgatgagaactttcttaatttgcatggattatgagttgtatggagctatatgtataactcgatcgggctctaagtaatgtgatgatgatgtgatgattatgtatgtccatattatatctgtctatattatatcagtatataacctgtatacggtgtataaaaccagtataaaacctgtataatacaccagggagcacaaaatcgagtatacctgtacatagttctgtggcgcaccaaaaaataattctgtggcgcacctgtttctgtggcgcagctacatcacatgcgccacagaactacttatttctgtggcgcacgaccaggtgcgccacagaaagcttatttttgtggcgcacgaccgGGTGCGCCacgaagcttatttttgtggcgacgtttacgtggcgcaccacccgtgcgccacagaatcaaattttcgtgcgctactgatgaggcttttcctactagtgggatagtcaagtttttgttttgttttgcatttGTGACTTGAGCAAAACCTGATGAATATGCTTGCTCTACAAGTACAATACAATTTTGCAGTGCTTACCTTTTATTTGGGACATCAACCTGTTTTCCTGCTGTATGTATTGTTGTACCCGTGTGCTTAGATGTATAGTCGACTCATTATTTACGCCCTCTTCTTTCTCCTGTTGACTGGTGATCATGTGAGAGCTCCTGCATGGTTATATGATCTGTCTACAGAAGGTGATCGTGATTAACATAACATTCTGCTGCCTTTCCCAGCTTTGCTGGTTCATTGCAACTTGATTCTTATCCTTTCGTGTTGCTTTCACTAAAGCAGTTATACCTAGATTAGTTTAGCACCGCAGTATTTTGTTGGGTCTCTTTGGCAATTCTTGGGCTACTGCAGTTGACATCTTAGTGTATGAGGTGATGATGTGTTGCGCTAGTTTCTGGGACAAACTGCTAGGCATCGTCTTTTTTGAGCATGGGATAGGAGCCATGGAATAGAAGAAATATGTTTATTTCGTCAAACATTTAGACCATACAGCCTTGCTTTTTTGTATTGCGCTTGGCATTTCTTTGGAAGGAAACTTTGCTCATTAGACAACGAGCTTCTGCTTTGGTGTCCTATTCTGGCATTGGATCTTCATGCAGAATATGAACTCAGTCAGTGCACTAAAAAAGAAGATGTCTGGGATGGTCAGGTTTTGGATTTGTCTCGCGTTTGTGACTTAGCAAAGCCTGATGAATATGCTTTACCTCTACAAGTACAATACAGTTTTGCAATGCCTCAGTTACCTTTTATTCGGGACATCAagttttctcctttctagctacaGATATACATCTTCCTCCCATATTTGGGATGTAGGGTAGCTTAGCTTGTTTCTTCAGTTACGCTTGCTAGTACCTCATTGTTGACTTCCTGCTCGTTATCTTCCACTGTCTCGTCTGCGGCAGGTACTTGGAATAGCGCCTTTCTCGCACGAAACATTGCTAGGTGAATGTCACCTGTGTGAGACACAACAAAGCATCGATCAAGCAAGACCACCTAGAAGTCAAAGAATGCTAGTACTCCTATGTGATCTGGAGGGATACGTGAACTGAGGTTAGTAGGCACCGAAGATTAGGAGGCTCCCGGAGTTGACGGCCACGGGGAACCCTGGCACCAGCTTCCTCTCGTTGATGTAGGTGCCGTTGGTGCTGTTCATGTCTGTCACCACTAGGCTACCATCTTTCTTCTTCTCCAGCCGAGCGTGCACGCCGGAAACTGTCGCGACGGGGATGACGATGTCAGCGCTCTCTGGAACCCTGCCCACGGTCACCACGTCCTGGGAAGATAGGGAGCCATCACATTGTCAGCGGTAAACAACATCGACAATGGTTTCTCTGCTGAGGACGGCGTTTGTGGCGAGAGCACGTACAGAAGAGGTGATCTCGATCGGACCGCGGCGCTCGACGCGGTAGCCGATGTGTTTCCAGTCGCCGTCACCTGAAAATTTAATCAAAGTCAACTGCTGTAGCCAAATGAAACACTTGAATGCGAGCAGGCATATCGGTTCATTCGCGTCTAAACTCTAAAGAAAGAAACTGAGAGACTGGGCTGGCAAACCTGCGGGCTCGAGAAGCCATCCTTCCGTCGAcgtgctgccggcggcggcggcggagcaccTCAAAGACAAGCCCCTGCTGCTTGTTCTGGCGAGGTAGACTAGCTGCCGCTCTGCGCCGGTGTAGTAGCTACATCGGTAGGGAGGAGGCCTAGCTGACGCCGGGGAGCAGCGGAGAAGGGTCGGCGACCTCCTTGCGCCAGAGAGCGACAGCAAGGGGGAAGAGGTAGCGGCTGCCGCTTCCATTTGCGACGAGCAGCAGCAGTCAGGGATGGATGGATAAAATTCGTGTGTTGCTCAGGCAGAGAGTGGGACGATCATCACTGGAGGAGATAGAAGGATCCTGATTGCGATGGATGGGTAGGTGCATCCTGCCCAAACCTCCCTCGCTCTTCTCTGTGGCTGTGGTTAACTTGTTCTGTTTTCTTCTATCTCTTCCTCGCAGCCGAAAATCCTACTCGTCGTAAATCTTTGATGTGCAAGCATTGAAAGAAAACTAACAAAATATTTTTTGTTACAATTTTCGTGGCGTTGAGCAAGAAATTTCTTCCATACGTGTGTTGTTTATTCATGCAACAAGTGGCCATGATTTTAAAGGTCATTATCCATGTCCCTCGTGACACTTCTCCCACGTTCTTCGTCTCCGAGACACGTTTCTTCTGTTCTAATCCACATCGCCACCTCCCACTCCCCTCTCTCCAAAAAACCCTCTAACGTCACTTATCCACATTCATTGCCCTAAAATCGTCATGTTGGTGTCCACTGTCTATGACGGTATCTAGTTTGGGAAGCCCGCCGCCATGGAGCTCTTTGTTTCCCATAACTATATTTATAACTTCAATTTATTTAGCATGAGCAATTCATAATGCACAATAAGTCTACTATACTTCATGGAAAAATATTTCCAAGTGAGGCTAGACAAGAGAAAAACAATTATGATGATCTAAATAACAAGTATTGGTAGAACTATTCACCGATCATCACAACTTTTGTGTTGTATTTGTGCATCGAGAAAATGCCATCTCCCCATGAAATTATGTTAATTAATAGTGCATTCTCACATCCACACATGAGATTTGGACGCCTACATTGTTGGTAATGTGAACGTCAAAGGCATAATTTGGACATTAGTGAACcaacaaacaaaatgaaaaccTTAGTATACATTAATCATTATTATATATTCTATTTACTTACACCTAAGATATATACAAGTATTTACTCTAGAAAGCTTTATCAACTTTAGAGCTCTCTGCCATGATATTTGAGGTATCTAAAATAGACACAACTGCATACATACATTTGTAATTCATATAAGTGGCACAAACAATTATAGGAAAACATGTTATTTCTCTTTTATTATTTCTCTCTAATCTCGATGGATTTTGTCTAACCAAAAACTCTTAAGAGGCATTCAGGTTGTTTTTGGAAAAGGAAACACCAAATGTATTTTTTCTTGCAATGTATGTTTCGAATTAAGTATTAGTGATTTTCAGTTGTTGATGTTTAAAA includes:
- the LOC124686816 gene encoding oxoglutarate dehydrogenase inhibitor-like; amino-acid sequence: MEAAAATSSPLLSLSGARRSPTLLRCSPASARPPPYRCSYYTGAERQLVYLARTSSRGLSLRCSAAAAGSTSTEGWLLEPAGDGDWKHIGYRVERRGPIEITSSDVVTVGRVPESADIVIPVATVSGVHARLEKKKDGSLVVTDMNSTNGTYINERKLVPGFPVAVNSGSLLIFGDIHLAMFRARKALFQVPAADETVEDNEQEVNNEVLASVTEETS